CCATGCGCGCCGGTTCGCCGTCCTCGCCGTAGATCACCCAGCCGCGGCCCTGCGTCCAGCCGTAACTGCCGTCCGGCCGCCGCTCCCGGTACTCGGCCTCGTACGGGACGCCGTCGCGCACCGCCCGCTCCGCCGCGGCGAGCGTCGCCGGCAGGTCGTCGGGGTGCACGGCCTTCATCCAGGCCTCGGCCCGGGGCTCGTAGTCCGCCGGAAGCTCACCGTGCACGGCGGTCTCGTGGCCCTCCCACGCCAGCTCGCCCGTGCGGATGTTCCACTCCCAGGTGCCGATGGGCACGTCCCGCAGGGCCTGCCGTAGACGACTGCCGGCCGACTCCTCCTGCGCCGACGCCGATTCCGACCCTGATTCCGATGCCGACGCCGGTGACCTTGCCGCCGACGGCGGGGCGGGTGCCGGAGCGTGCCTGACCCGCTCCTCGGCCCAGTGGGCCACGGCCCGCAGAAACTCCCACTGCTCCTCGCTCGGCTCCCCCTCGACCCCGCTGACCACCGTCATCGCGCCGATGGCACGTTCCCCACGAAAGAGGGGGACGGAGGCAAGCCCTTCACCGGGCAACGGCTCCGTGTTCGCCCCGGGCGCCTCAGGCGCCCCCCACACGCCACGCCCGTGACGCACGGCCTGCGCGGGTACGGCCGTCCCGTCCTGGTCGACCATGTCCCAGGCCCGGGTCAGGGCGGGCGGCAGGCCCACCGACGCGACGAGGCGCAGGGCCGGCAGCGGCCCGCGCAGATGGACGGCCCCGCCCAGACCGTCCAGCTCGGCCACCGCGTGCAGCAGCCCCAGCCGGAAGATCTCACTCTCCGTGATCCCCTGCTCCGTACCCGCAAGAACACCCAGTCGCGCACCCGCGCCCATGTACTCAACGGTACAACTAGGACCCGTTTAGGGCCGTTCCATGCCATTCCGCTCCGCCCGCTGTGTCAGGCAGCGCGCTCCTCGAGCACCACCGTGTTACATCCGTCGGAGACGACGTGCAGGTCCACGGTGACATCCAGCGCCGCCGCCAGTCTGACCAGCAGGTCCGCGGTGAGCGGCAGCATTCCGCCGAGCTCGACGGCCTCCACATCACCAGGGTCCATCCCGAGGCGCTCGCCCAGACCCGCCCGAGTCAGCCCGAGGGTCACCCGGCGATCGTGCACCAGCTGCCCCAACGCGAGCGCCAGCCGAATCTGCTCCCGCTCGGCGACGACCTCCGGCGGCTCGACATGCCCCTCGACGACTCGCCGCTCCCGCGACAGCTTCCAGCGGGTGT
The Streptomyces sp. NBC_01485 genome window above contains:
- a CDS encoding helix-turn-helix domain-containing protein codes for the protein MSHSHTRWKLSRERRVVEGHVEPPEVVAEREQIRLALALGQLVHDRRVTLGLTRAGLGERLGMDPGDVEAVELGGMLPLTADLLVRLAAALDVTVDLHVVSDGCNTVVLEERAA